One part of the Candidatus Binatia bacterium genome encodes these proteins:
- a CDS encoding ABC transporter permease, with protein sequence MTVPLQTTRPDAHLAVPRLDAAWLGARALARLRAVLAPANRSLFVELVRIGFKVADHNTIAGALWSLVAPFVMLVALYLVFRNRFGEELRAYPLYLLLGIAFVNYFVTATRYVIVVLHTNRALLLNTTVPRETVILAQVAFHGYKLLVELVLCTLLAAYYGTFTWTGLAGAIPLVLGFVALVTGVGMLGAVVHSFARDIDHIWTLVSRLLLFVTPVFYGLDSLSPLARFLVYWLNPLTPFLVALRGLLIGPPAHPAVYAHAMGIGVGVLLLGYVAYLFVEGAALERT encoded by the coding sequence ATGACCGTTCCCTTGCAGACGACGCGGCCGGACGCGCACCTCGCCGTGCCGCGCCTCGACGCGGCGTGGCTCGGAGCGCGCGCGCTCGCGCGCCTGCGTGCCGTCCTCGCGCCGGCGAACCGGTCGCTGTTCGTCGAGCTCGTGCGGATCGGCTTCAAGGTCGCCGACCACAACACGATCGCGGGCGCCTTGTGGAGCCTGGTTGCGCCGTTCGTGATGCTGGTCGCGCTCTACCTCGTGTTCCGCAACCGCTTCGGCGAGGAGCTGCGCGCCTACCCGCTCTACCTCCTGCTCGGCATCGCGTTCGTCAATTACTTCGTCACCGCGACGCGCTACGTGATCGTCGTCCTGCACACGAACCGCGCGCTGCTGCTCAACACCACCGTGCCGCGCGAGACCGTGATCCTCGCCCAGGTCGCGTTCCACGGCTACAAGCTGCTCGTCGAGCTCGTGCTGTGCACGCTGCTCGCGGCCTACTACGGCACGTTCACCTGGACGGGACTCGCCGGCGCGATTCCGCTCGTGCTCGGCTTCGTCGCGCTCGTCACCGGCGTCGGCATGCTGGGCGCCGTCGTGCACAGCTTCGCGCGCGACATCGACCACATCTGGACGCTGGTGTCGCGGCTGCTGCTCTTCGTCACGCCGGTGTTCTACGGCCTCGACAGCCTGTCGCCGCTCGCGCGCTTTCTCGTCTACTGGCTGAACCCGCTGACGCCGTTCCTGGTCGCGCTGCGCGGCTTGCTCATCGGTCCGCCCGCGCACCCCGCGGTCTATGCGCACGCGATGGGGATCGGGGTCGGCGTTCTGCTGCTCGGCTACGTGGCGTACCTCTTCGTCGAAGGCGCTGCGCTGGAGCGGACGTGA
- a CDS encoding ATP-binding cassette domain-containing protein, which yields MSEICVRVEHVGKRFLVPRTQRTALRALRALLRGEGLRDELWVLRDVSFEIAAGTCTALIGRNGSGKTTLLRMLSGIIEPSTGTLDVRFRPRPLFSTSVGFVSELSVADNVYFFGAIHGMTRAELAPRHAEIVRRAGIEHLTHAPLKDLSLGQVQRLALSVFSETPDRFLIFDEVLGNVDRAWARRADRYFRDLIDSGRTVVMTSHDPELLRAYCARAIWIDAGRVRADGPFEEVMREYERECDAEESLGIASRKDVAEPPAA from the coding sequence GTGAGCGAGATCTGCGTCCGCGTCGAGCACGTGGGCAAGCGCTTTCTCGTCCCGCGCACGCAACGGACCGCGCTGCGTGCGCTGCGCGCGCTGCTGCGCGGTGAGGGGCTGCGCGACGAGCTCTGGGTGCTGCGCGACGTGAGCTTCGAGATCGCGGCCGGCACCTGCACGGCGCTGATCGGGCGCAACGGCTCGGGCAAGACGACGCTGCTGCGGATGTTGTCGGGCATCATCGAGCCCAGCACCGGGACGCTCGACGTGCGCTTCAGGCCGCGACCGCTGTTCAGCACGTCGGTCGGCTTCGTCAGCGAGCTGTCGGTCGCGGACAACGTGTACTTCTTCGGCGCCATCCACGGCATGACGCGCGCCGAGCTCGCGCCGCGCCACGCGGAGATCGTGCGCCGCGCGGGGATCGAGCATCTGACGCACGCGCCGCTCAAGGATCTGTCGCTCGGGCAGGTGCAGCGCCTCGCGCTCAGCGTCTTCTCCGAAACGCCGGACCGCTTCCTGATCTTCGACGAGGTGCTGGGCAACGTCGACCGCGCCTGGGCGCGCCGCGCCGACCGCTACTTCCGCGACCTCATCGACTCGGGCCGCACCGTCGTCATGACGTCGCACGACCCCGAGCTGCTGCGCGCGTACTGCGCCCGCGCGATCTGGATCGACGCGGGACGCGTGCGCGCGGACGGGCCGTTCGAGGAGGTCATGCGCGAGTACGAGCGCGAGTGCGACGCCGAGGAATCGCTCGGCATCGCGAGCCGCAAGGACGTCGCCGAGCCGCCGGCCGCCTGA
- a CDS encoding amidohydrolase family protein, which produces MAHVGDWVIDCDTHVTEPGDVWTTRVSRKWGDRVPHLVRDEHGVDHWRFGRTERVVPVGHTAVAGWPEPFPAAPRNMDEVPAAAYDARARLAYLDEVGIWACAIYPNIGGFGNESFLGLEDPALMLECVRAYNDWLIEWCAADRRRFIPVMATPFWDVDAAAAEVRRCAALGHRAILFTGEPQAYRLPYLGDRHWDPLWHAAEETGLPVSLHLGSANFSDEFAIERLAAHGVGPTVVRSTTTLFFKNAIQLTDLLMSGVLPRHPTVRFVSVESGMGWVLFMLESLDYGFGYSRVATERPEYELRPSEYFHRQVSVCAFFEEVAPQRVLDVVGVDNVLFETDYPHPVCLYGNVREKIDAAYGAHPSEVQRKVLWENAATCTASTPRTAPGRTERDPSTTPARPERDGRRARAVDP; this is translated from the coding sequence ATGGCGCACGTCGGCGATTGGGTGATCGACTGCGACACGCACGTCACCGAGCCCGGCGACGTATGGACCACCCGCGTGTCGCGCAAGTGGGGTGATCGTGTGCCCCACTTGGTGCGTGACGAGCACGGCGTCGACCACTGGCGCTTCGGCCGCACCGAGCGCGTCGTGCCGGTCGGCCATACCGCGGTCGCCGGCTGGCCGGAGCCGTTTCCTGCGGCGCCGCGCAACATGGACGAGGTGCCCGCGGCCGCCTACGACGCGCGCGCCCGGCTCGCCTACCTCGACGAGGTCGGCATCTGGGCGTGCGCGATCTACCCGAACATCGGCGGCTTCGGGAACGAGAGCTTCCTCGGTCTCGAGGATCCGGCGCTCATGCTCGAGTGCGTGCGCGCCTACAACGACTGGCTGATCGAGTGGTGCGCCGCCGACCGCCGCCGCTTCATCCCGGTGATGGCGACGCCGTTCTGGGACGTCGACGCAGCGGCCGCCGAAGTTCGCCGCTGCGCCGCGCTCGGGCACAGGGCGATCCTGTTCACCGGCGAGCCGCAGGCGTACCGCCTGCCGTACCTCGGCGACCGTCACTGGGATCCGCTGTGGCACGCGGCGGAGGAGACCGGGCTGCCGGTGAGCTTGCACCTCGGCTCGGCGAACTTCAGCGACGAGTTCGCGATCGAGCGTCTCGCCGCGCACGGCGTCGGTCCGACGGTCGTGCGCTCGACCACGACGCTGTTCTTCAAGAACGCGATCCAGCTCACCGACCTGCTGATGTCGGGAGTGCTGCCGCGCCATCCGACGGTTCGCTTCGTGTCGGTCGAGAGCGGCATGGGCTGGGTGTTGTTCATGCTCGAATCGCTCGACTACGGCTTCGGCTACTCGCGCGTCGCGACCGAGCGGCCGGAGTACGAGCTGCGCCCGAGCGAGTACTTCCACCGTCAAGTCTCGGTGTGCGCCTTCTTCGAGGAGGTCGCGCCACAGCGTGTGCTCGACGTCGTGGGGGTCGACAACGTGCTGTTCGAGACCGACTACCCGCACCCGGTCTGCCTGTACGGCAACGTGCGCGAGAAGATCGACGCCGCCTACGGCGCGCACCCGTCCGAGGTGCAGCGCAAAGTGCTGTGGGAAAACGCGGCCACCTGTACGGCGTCGACCCCCCGGACCGCGCCTGGTCGGACTGAGCGCGATCCCAGCACGACCCCAGCACGACCCGAGCGCGACGGTCGCCGAGCGCGCGCCGTCGATCCCTAG
- a CDS encoding SDR family oxidoreductase, which translates to MTSTNRRLVTAGLAAAGLYTARRLFLAPRRFDFRGAATLVTGGSRGLGLVLARELGARGARVAICARDRDELERAEQDLAGRGYEVLALPCDVTDREQVDDMIARVLTAWGRLDVLINNAGEIEVGPLEEMTLEDFEHQLAIHFWAHLYTTLAVLPEMQRRRRGRIVNVTSIGGKLSVPHLAPYSAAKHASVGLSRALRIELARYGIVVTTVAPGLMRTGSPVHADFKGQHRKEYAWFSIGDSLPLLTTSAESAARQILRACRRGDAEVVLTLPAKIAAVSQSLFPGLTSDVLSLVNRLLPGPGGIGRARAEGRESQSALSPSLLTALGDAAAARNNQ; encoded by the coding sequence GTGACCAGCACCAACCGACGGCTCGTGACCGCGGGGCTCGCCGCCGCGGGGCTGTACACGGCGCGACGGCTCTTCCTCGCGCCGCGACGCTTCGACTTCCGCGGAGCGGCGACGCTCGTCACCGGCGGCTCGCGCGGGCTCGGTCTGGTGCTCGCGCGCGAGCTCGGCGCGCGCGGCGCGCGCGTCGCGATCTGCGCGCGCGACCGCGACGAGCTCGAGCGCGCCGAGCAGGATCTCGCCGGGCGCGGCTACGAGGTCCTCGCCCTGCCCTGCGACGTCACCGACCGCGAGCAGGTCGACGACATGATCGCGCGCGTCCTCACCGCCTGGGGACGCCTCGACGTGCTGATCAACAACGCGGGCGAGATCGAGGTCGGCCCGCTCGAGGAGATGACGCTCGAGGACTTCGAGCATCAGCTCGCGATCCACTTCTGGGCGCACCTCTACACGACGCTCGCGGTGCTGCCCGAGATGCAGCGGCGACGTCGCGGACGGATCGTCAACGTCACCTCGATCGGCGGCAAGCTGAGCGTGCCGCACCTCGCGCCGTACAGCGCGGCGAAGCACGCGAGCGTCGGGCTCTCGCGCGCGCTGCGGATCGAGCTCGCGCGATACGGCATCGTCGTGACCACCGTCGCGCCCGGACTGATGCGCACCGGCAGCCCGGTGCACGCCGACTTCAAGGGCCAGCACCGCAAGGAGTACGCGTGGTTCAGCATCGGCGACTCGCTGCCGCTGCTCACGACGAGCGCCGAGAGCGCCGCGCGTCAGATCCTGCGCGCGTGCCGGCGCGGTGATGCCGAGGTCGTGCTGACGCTGCCCGCGAAGATCGCGGCGGTGTCGCAGTCGCTGTTTCCCGGCTTGACGAGTGACGTGCTGTCGCTGGTCAACCGCCTGCTGCCCGGTCCGGGCGGCATCGGACGCGCGCGCGCCGAGGGACGCGAGAGCCAGTCCGCGCTCTCGCCGTCGCTGCTCACCGCGCTCGGCGACGCGGCCGCAGCGCGCAACAACCAGTAG
- a CDS encoding alpha/beta hydrolase, whose product MTTNQMWYALSPAAFDPASIDEETRQLNDLIEQTLAAFPPLNTRDPVEVRREREEGKGPFPPLQLSPLATEREIRGPAGPLKLRVFARNEPRGVYFHIHGGGWTLGGAHHQDPLLLALADDCELAVVSVEYRLAPEHPYPAGPDDCEAAALWLLEHARAELGSDRLLIGGESAGAHLSAVTLLRLRDRRGATGFVGANLVYGAYDLTFTPSVRNWGERNLILNTPIIEWFTDQFVPRERRADPDVSPLRADLRGMPPALFTVGTLDPLLDDSLFMHGRWLAAGNRAELAIFPGGIHAFNAFPCKLAQAAHRRQVEFVKSVLG is encoded by the coding sequence ATGACGACGAACCAGATGTGGTACGCCCTTTCGCCCGCGGCCTTCGATCCGGCCTCGATCGACGAGGAGACGCGGCAGCTCAACGACCTGATCGAGCAGACGCTCGCCGCGTTTCCGCCGCTGAACACGCGCGACCCGGTGGAGGTGCGGCGCGAGCGCGAGGAGGGCAAGGGACCGTTCCCGCCGCTGCAGCTCTCACCGCTCGCGACCGAGCGTGAGATCCGAGGTCCCGCGGGACCGCTCAAGCTGCGCGTCTTTGCGCGCAACGAGCCGCGCGGCGTCTACTTCCACATCCACGGCGGCGGCTGGACGCTCGGCGGCGCGCACCATCAGGACCCGCTGCTGCTGGCGCTCGCCGACGACTGCGAGCTCGCGGTGGTGAGCGTCGAGTACCGGCTCGCGCCCGAGCATCCGTATCCGGCCGGTCCGGACGACTGCGAGGCGGCGGCGCTCTGGCTGCTCGAGCACGCGCGCGCCGAGCTCGGCAGCGATCGGCTGCTGATCGGCGGCGAGTCGGCGGGCGCGCACCTCTCGGCGGTGACGCTGCTGCGGCTGCGCGACCGTCGCGGTGCGACGGGCTTCGTCGGCGCGAACCTGGTCTACGGCGCGTACGACCTGACGTTCACGCCGAGCGTGCGCAACTGGGGCGAGCGCAACCTCATCCTCAACACGCCGATCATCGAGTGGTTCACCGACCAGTTCGTGCCGCGCGAGCGGCGCGCCGATCCGGACGTGTCGCCGCTCCGTGCCGATTTGCGTGGGATGCCGCCCGCGCTGTTCACCGTCGGCACGCTCGACCCGCTGCTCGACGACAGCCTGTTCATGCACGGACGCTGGCTCGCCGCGGGCAATCGCGCGGAGCTCGCGATCTTCCCCGGCGGCATCCACGCCTTCAACGCGTTCCCGTGCAAGCTCGCGCAGGCGGCGCACCGGAGGCAGGTCGAGTTCGTGAAGTCCGTGCTGGGGTGA